Proteins encoded together in one Candidatus Paceibacterota bacterium window:
- the ppsA gene encoding phosphoenolpyruvate synthase, translating to MTKQKKYILWFKEISKRDVGLVGGKNASLGEMFSQLNKKGIRVPDGFATTSTAYWDFLKVNNLLPKLKKILKSLDTRNIRKLQMAGREARNLISKAEFPEDLKEEILKAYRILSKKYKTKNLSVAARSSATAEDLPTASFAGQHETYLNVSGEKEVLRAVKKCIVSLFLDRAIYYREEKGFNHFKVALSVGVMKMVRSDVGSAGVIFTLDTETGFRDVVLINGSWGLGEVVVKGRVVPDEFLVHKPTLKKGFSPIISRILGTKRRKLIYTNKGNKTTEEKAVSKRDQNRFVLNDREILRLAKWAYQIENHYGFPMDIEWAKDGKTKELFIVQARPETIHASRIGQSYNQYFLKQKGKLLLEGEAIGSKIASGKAKVIPNIAQIKKFRPGEILVTEMTDPDWTSIMKQAKAIIAEEGGRTCHAAIVSRELGIPCIVGADKATKLLKTGKMVTVDCSLGQTGRIFEGQLKFEIRKYNLKKIPKTKTKIMINTSYPDLAFLNSFLPNSGVGLAREEFIIASQIKIHPLALYNFNKLKNAGLKRKIDKLTVGYANKKEYFIDKLSQGIGKIAAGMYPKPVIVRFSDFKSSEYAQLLGGELFEPEESNPMMGWRGASRYYDEKFKPAFQMECQTIKRVREKFGLKNVKVMVPFCRTIEEGKKVISLMKRFGLERRKDGLEVYVMCEIPSNVILADKFLDVFDGMSIGSNDLTQLVLGLDRDSALISSVGDERNEAVKEMLKTVIAVCKKRKKYCGICGEAPSYFPEFAEFLVSQRIESMSLNPDTVIKTTLIVAKKEKKKHLCPILGG from the coding sequence ATGACTAAACAAAAAAAATACATTCTTTGGTTCAAAGAAATTTCCAAAAGAGACGTCGGTTTAGTCGGTGGCAAAAACGCTTCTTTGGGAGAGATGTTTTCACAATTAAACAAAAAGGGGATTAGGGTTCCTGACGGTTTTGCCACAACAAGCACTGCCTATTGGGATTTTTTAAAAGTAAATAATCTTTTGCCGAAACTGAAGAAGATTTTAAAGTCTCTGGATACGAGAAATATTAGAAAATTGCAGATGGCGGGCAGGGAAGCGAGGAACCTTATTTCAAAAGCTGAATTTCCCGAAGACTTAAAAGAAGAAATATTGAAAGCATACAGAATCTTATCTAAAAAATACAAAACAAAGAATCTCAGCGTGGCCGCCAGAAGTTCAGCCACTGCTGAAGATTTGCCGACAGCCTCTTTTGCCGGCCAGCATGAAACGTATTTGAACGTAAGCGGTGAAAAAGAAGTATTAAGAGCGGTTAAAAAATGCATTGTTTCTTTATTTTTGGACAGGGCGATCTATTACAGGGAAGAAAAAGGATTTAACCATTTTAAAGTTGCTTTGTCGGTCGGTGTGATGAAAATGGTCAGGTCGGACGTCGGTTCTGCCGGAGTGATATTTACTTTAGACACGGAAACCGGGTTTAGAGACGTTGTTTTGATTAACGGTTCCTGGGGCCTTGGAGAAGTGGTCGTAAAAGGGAGGGTTGTCCCGGATGAGTTTCTGGTGCACAAACCGACTTTGAAAAAAGGATTCTCGCCCATTATTTCAAGGATTCTCGGGACCAAAAGAAGAAAGCTTATCTATACTAATAAAGGTAATAAAACAACGGAAGAAAAAGCGGTTTCCAAAAGAGACCAAAACAGGTTTGTTTTAAACGACCGGGAGATATTGCGGCTTGCCAAATGGGCTTACCAGATTGAAAACCACTATGGATTTCCCATGGATATTGAATGGGCAAAAGACGGGAAGACCAAAGAATTATTCATTGTTCAGGCAAGGCCGGAGACAATTCACGCTTCAAGAATCGGCCAAAGTTACAATCAATACTTTTTAAAACAAAAAGGGAAATTGCTTTTAGAGGGAGAGGCAATCGGCTCTAAAATCGCTTCTGGGAAAGCAAAGGTTATTCCCAACATTGCTCAAATAAAGAAATTCAGGCCCGGAGAGATTTTAGTCACCGAAATGACAGACCCTGACTGGACAAGTATTATGAAGCAGGCAAAAGCAATTATTGCTGAGGAAGGCGGAAGGACGTGCCATGCAGCGATTGTTTCTCGTGAGTTGGGGATTCCTTGTATTGTTGGCGCTGACAAAGCAACCAAGCTTTTAAAAACAGGCAAGATGGTTACCGTGGATTGTTCTTTGGGCCAGACAGGCAGGATTTTTGAAGGCCAGCTGAAATTTGAAATCAGAAAATACAATTTGAAGAAAATTCCGAAAACCAAGACCAAGATAATGATCAATACCAGCTATCCTGACTTAGCATTTTTGAATTCGTTCTTGCCCAATTCAGGAGTGGGATTGGCCAGAGAAGAATTTATTATTGCTTCCCAGATTAAGATTCATCCTTTGGCCCTTTATAACTTTAACAAATTAAAGAATGCTGGATTGAAAAGGAAAATTGACAAATTGACTGTCGGCTATGCAAACAAGAAAGAATATTTTATTGATAAACTTTCACAGGGGATTGGTAAAATTGCCGCTGGGATGTATCCCAAGCCGGTTATTGTCAGATTTTCCGATTTTAAATCAAGCGAATACGCCCAGTTATTAGGGGGAGAACTTTTTGAGCCGGAAGAATCAAATCCAATGATGGGCTGGCGGGGAGCTTCAAGATACTACGACGAAAAATTTAAACCGGCTTTTCAGATGGAATGCCAAACCATAAAAAGAGTCAGAGAAAAATTCGGATTAAAAAACGTAAAAGTGATGGTTCCTTTCTGTCGGACGATCGAAGAAGGTAAAAAAGTTATATCATTGATGAAAAGATTCGGTCTAGAAAGGAGAAAGGACGGTTTGGAAGTTTACGTTATGTGCGAAATACCGTCCAACGTCATTCTGGCTGATAAATTCCTGGATGTTTTTGACGGAATGAGCATAGGCAGTAATGATTTGACCCAGCTGGTTTTGGGATTGGACAGGGATTCTGCTTTGATTTCTTCGGTGGGCGATGAAAGAAACGAAGCCGTAAAAGAGATGTTAAAAACGGTAATTGCTGTTTGTAAAAAAAGAAAAAAATACTGCGGAATATGCGGGGAAGCGCCAAGCTATTTTCCGGAATTTGCCGAATTCCTGGTCAGCCAAAGAATAGAATCAATGTCATTAAATCCTGACACTGTTATTAAAACCACGTTAATCGTTGCCAAAAAAGAAAAGAAAAAACATCTTTGCCCAATTTTAGGCGGGTAG
- the acs gene encoding acetate--CoA ligase, with the protein MIKKGDIYYPTEDFKKKAWVNDDKVYKEAAKDQTKFWEKLAGELQWQKKWGKAFEHQAPYFRWFLDGKINIVENCLDRYLKDKKDKIALVWQPEPTEEKAKTFTYQELFWEVNKFANALKKLGIGKGDRVGIYMPMIPEVIISMLACARIGAVHAVVFSAFSATSLQSRLIDSEAKILITADGYYRNGKLINLKNGADESLKDTAVEKTVVVKRAGNEVNWQESRDLWWHELVKDEKDSCEAEPMDSEDPLFILYTSGSTGKPKGCLHVVGGYAVQAYATSKWIFDLHDNDIFWSTADVGWITGHTYSCYGPLLCGATFVIFEGLIISPGPDRWAKIIDDYKVTIFYTAPTAIRMFEKNGAEVFKSCKLDTLRLLGSVGEPIDESAWLWYFREIGKEKCPIVDTWWQTETGGILITSLPGIGPFKPAFTGLPFPGLKFDILNKEGKPCSVNEKGNLVLFPPFAPGLLRGVYKNPEKYLDTYWSQYGKEIYFTSDSAFKDENGLIRIVGRVDDVIKVAGHRVSTGELEAAINHHPDITECAVIGMPDEIKGEVPLAFVVYKGQKPADQVKQEVIGHIKKEIGPIAMPKEIYLVEDLPKTRSGKIMRRILRKLFSGEELGDLSTLANPETVETIKTIIQND; encoded by the coding sequence ATGATTAAAAAAGGAGACATATACTATCCGACTGAAGACTTCAAGAAAAAAGCCTGGGTAAATGACGATAAGGTTTACAAGGAAGCGGCAAAAGACCAGACTAAATTCTGGGAAAAGCTGGCTGGAGAATTGCAATGGCAAAAAAAATGGGGAAAAGCCTTTGAGCACCAGGCGCCTTACTTCAGATGGTTTTTAGACGGCAAAATCAATATCGTTGAAAACTGTTTAGACAGGTATTTAAAGGATAAAAAGGATAAGATAGCTTTGGTTTGGCAGCCGGAGCCGACCGAAGAAAAAGCAAAAACATTTACTTACCAGGAATTATTTTGGGAAGTTAATAAATTCGCCAATGCCTTGAAAAAACTAGGAATAGGGAAGGGCGACAGGGTAGGCATATATATGCCGATGATTCCTGAAGTCATAATTTCAATGTTGGCCTGTGCCAGAATCGGCGCTGTCCATGCAGTTGTTTTTTCCGCTTTTTCAGCGACCTCTCTTCAGAGTCGTTTAATTGATTCTGAAGCAAAAATCTTGATTACAGCTGACGGATATTACAGAAACGGCAAATTGATTAATTTAAAGAACGGCGCTGACGAATCGTTGAAAGATACGGCTGTTGAAAAAACAGTAGTGGTAAAAAGGGCTGGTAATGAGGTGAATTGGCAGGAAAGCAGGGATTTATGGTGGCATGAATTGGTTAAAGACGAGAAAGATTCCTGCGAAGCTGAACCAATGGATTCTGAAGATCCTTTATTCATTCTTTACACCTCAGGCTCAACAGGCAAACCCAAAGGCTGTTTGCATGTTGTCGGAGGATACGCTGTTCAGGCCTATGCCACTTCAAAATGGATATTTGATTTACATGATAATGATATTTTCTGGTCAACAGCTGATGTCGGCTGGATTACCGGCCACACTTACTCTTGCTACGGGCCTTTATTGTGCGGGGCAACCTTTGTAATTTTTGAAGGATTGATAATTTCTCCTGGCCCTGACAGATGGGCAAAGATTATTGACGATTACAAAGTAACTATTTTCTACACCGCTCCCACAGCCATTAGGATGTTTGAGAAGAACGGAGCAGAAGTTTTTAAAAGTTGTAAATTAGACACTTTACGGCTTTTAGGTTCGGTTGGCGAACCGATAGACGAGTCTGCCTGGCTTTGGTATTTCAGGGAAATCGGCAAGGAAAAGTGTCCGATTGTTGATACCTGGTGGCAGACAGAAACAGGCGGAATATTGATTACCTCTTTGCCAGGAATCGGTCCTTTTAAACCGGCTTTTACCGGTTTGCCTTTTCCTGGATTGAAGTTTGATATTTTGAACAAAGAAGGAAAGCCTTGTTCTGTTAATGAAAAGGGAAACTTGGTTTTGTTCCCGCCTTTTGCTCCGGGATTGTTGAGGGGAGTTTACAAGAATCCTGAAAAATACCTGGATACCTACTGGAGTCAGTACGGAAAGGAAATATATTTCACTTCTGATAGCGCTTTTAAGGACGAGAACGGATTGATCAGGATTGTCGGCAGGGTTGATGATGTTATTAAAGTGGCAGGCCACAGGGTTTCCACCGGAGAACTGGAAGCAGCTATCAATCATCATCCTGATATTACAGAATGCGCTGTTATCGGTATGCCGGATGAAATAAAAGGAGAAGTGCCCTTGGCATTTGTGGTTTATAAGGGACAGAAACCGGCTGACCAGGTAAAACAGGAAGTGATAGGGCATATTAAAAAAGAAATAGGGCCGATTGCCATGCCAAAGGAAATTTATCTGGTTGAAGACTTGCCAAAGACCAGGTCAGGAAAGATAATGAGGAGGATTTTGAGGAAATTGTTCAGTGGCGAGGAATTGGGGGATTTATCCACTTTGGCCAATCCGGAAACAGTTGAAACCATTAAAACAATTATCCAAAATGACTAA
- a CDS encoding NYN domain-containing protein has protein sequence MDIFNKKERVAVYIDGSNFYGYLKDKEINFPKGTKFNFKEFVDFLVSDKRELISKRYYTGVFRNLDGSDKSKNLVSGQQKFFSNLKNDGFAIKRGRIMPIDKVYKEKGTDVKIAVDLIVGAVDNLYDTAILVSSDTDLIPAVRYVKYKNKKIEYVGFAHSPSLGIQKYANFSILLLPRDIEKFKEKTLL, from the coding sequence ATGGATATTTTTAATAAAAAAGAAAGAGTAGCTGTTTATATAGATGGAAGCAATTTTTATGGTTATCTAAAAGATAAAGAGATAAATTTTCCGAAAGGAACAAAGTTTAATTTTAAAGAATTCGTAGATTTTTTAGTTAGCGATAAAAGAGAGCTTATTTCAAAGAGGTATTACACGGGTGTTTTCAGAAATCTCGACGGAAGCGATAAAAGTAAAAATCTTGTAAGTGGACAACAAAAATTCTTTTCAAATCTTAAAAACGATGGTTTTGCTATTAAGCGTGGCAGAATAATGCCGATTGATAAAGTGTATAAAGAAAAAGGAACCGATGTAAAAATTGCAGTAGATTTAATCGTTGGGGCTGTTGATAATTTATACGACACAGCTATTTTAGTGAGTTCTGATACTGATTTAATTCCAGCCGTAAGATATGTAAAATATAAAAATAAGAAGATTGAATATGTTGGCTTTGCCCATTCTCCATCTTTGGGTATACAAAAATACGCTAATTTTTCCATTCTTTTATTACCTCGGGATATAGAGAAATTTAAAGAGAAAACGTTGCTATAG